A single genomic interval of Gouania willdenowi chromosome 10, fGouWil2.1, whole genome shotgun sequence harbors:
- the rmnd5b gene encoding E3 ubiquitin-protein transferase RMND5B, whose amino-acid sequence MEQCACVERELEKVLHRFVMYGHQSEERLDELLRSVCEIRGQLVAFGVQDADLSVLSQTMAQCCKNIKETVQMLASRHKDIHGSVSKVGKAIDRNFDAEISAVVAETVWDTPERQKYLSETIVEHLYRQGMLGVAEDLCQESGVVIDMSMKQPFLELNRILEALRMQDLRPALEWAVTNRQRLLDLNSSLEFKLHRLYFISLLSGGISNQMEALQYARHFQPFASQHQRDIQILMGSLVYLRHGIDNSPYRSLLETNQWAEICNIFTRDACALLGLSVESPLSVSFASGCMALPVLMNIKQVIEQRQCSGVWTHKDELPIEIDLGKKCWYHSVFACPILRQQTSESNPPMKLICGHVISRDALNKLTNAGKLKCPYCPMEQNPSHAKQIYF is encoded by the exons ATGGAACAGTGTGCATGTGTTGAGAGGGAGCTGGAGAAGGTGCTGCATCGCTTTGTAATGTACGGCCATCAGTCCGAGGAAAGGCTGGATGAGCTCCTGCGCAGCGTCTGTGAGATCCGAGGACAGCTTGTTGCTTTTG GAGTCCAAGATGCAGACTTATCAGTTCTATCCCAGACCATGGCTCAGTGTTGTAAGAATATCAAAGAAACCGTGCAGATGCTAGCATCCAGACATAAGGACATTCATGGCAGTGTCTCAAAAGTTGGAAAAGCCATCGACAGG AATTTTGACGCAGAGATCAGTGCAGTGGTGGCAGAGACAGTGTGGGACACTCCAGAGAGACAGAAATACCTGAGTGAGACAATTGTGGAGCATCTGTACAGACAAGGCATGCTGGGTGTAGCAGAAGATCTGTGTCAG GAATCAGGTGTTGTTATCGACATGAGCATGAAGCAGCCTTTCCTGGAGCTAAACAGGATCCTCGAAGCTCTGAGGATGCAGGACCTACGGCCAGCATTAGA GTGGGCTGTGACGAATCGGCAACGTCTTTTGGATCTCAACAGCAGTTTAGAGTTCAAGTTGCACCGCTTGTACTTCATCAGCCTGCTTAGTGGAGGGATCAGCAATCAGATGGAGGCCTTACAGTACGCCAGGCACTTCCAGCCCTTTGCCTCTCAGCACCAGAGAG ATATCCAGATCCTGATGGGCAGTCTGGTGTATCTACGTCATGGAATAGACAACTCGCCATACCGCAGTCTGCTGGAGACCAATCAGTGGGCGGAGATCTGCAACATCTTCACCAGGGATGCCTGTGCTCTACTGGGGCTCTCTGTGGAGTCTCCACTCAGTGTGAG TTTTGCATCAGGATGCATGGCCCTGCCCGTGCTAATGAACATCAAACAGGTGATCGAGCAGCGACAGTGCAGTGGAGTGTGGACGCACAAAGACGAGCTGCCT aTTGAAATTGATCTCGGGAAGAAGTGCTGGTACCACTCAGTGTTTGCGTGTCCGATTCTACGGCAGCAGACCTCGGAGAGCAATCCTCCTATGAAGCTCATTTGTGGGCACGTTATCTCCAGAGATGCCCTCAACAAACTTACTAACGCAGGAAA GTTAAAATGCCCGTATTGTCCCATGGAGCAGAATCCTTCACATGCCAAGCAGATTTACTTTTGA